Proteins encoded by one window of Anopheles maculipalpis chromosome 2RL, idAnoMacuDA_375_x, whole genome shotgun sequence:
- the LOC126560028 gene encoding uncharacterized protein LOC126560028 has product MIRPKAWIWTLQIGAICLVLQEISGQTTPKPVKKANRLVIMDYEKVGTANTQSSAAVRVQTTTTRSATLMVGPVGGVALKSGGVNQQIAYSGGFVPSVEPKECTNCSTDVVFVWPDINYEDTNITWYANLSYPDYLAVETASNLSIPYDDRLVPVGNVTSRPLSLNGGTVAPVLPIDGNSIIPIPIGIPPPSPSVSGNQDLLGSAAATSSSTTPASVRSTTKRRVKKTRSTTTTTTTTTTTTTTTTTTPRPKQKTKKPKKGKNGRILNEMETTTTTSAPKTAGQKAKRVRKTTTTLGTTPGTKKVVKEKKKNVEN; this is encoded by the exons ATGATAAGACCAAAAGCATGGATATGGACGTTACAAATAGGAGCAATATGTTTGGTACTTCAG GAAATCTCGGGACAAACAACGCCAAAACCAGTAAAG aAAGCTAATCGTCTAGTCATTATGGACTATGAAAAAGTTGGAACTGCG aACACTCAATCTTCCGCTGCTGTACGTGTGCAG ACTACCACGACACGATCGGCTACTTTAATG GTTGGACCTGTAGGAGGAGTGGCATTGAAATCAGGTGGAGTTAATCAG CAAATCGCATACAGTGGAGGATTCGTACCATCAGTTGAACCGAAGGAGTGTACAAACTGTTCCACCGATGTAGTGTTTGTTTGGCCGGACATTAACTATGAAGATACCAATATCACTTGGTATGCCAACTTAAGTTACCCGGACTATTTGGCAGTGGAAACGGCTTCGAATCTGAGTA TTCCATATGATGATCGGTTGGTACCTGTTGGAAACGTGACGAGTCGTCCATTATCACTGAATGGTGGTACTGTCGCGCCGGTTCTACCTATCGATGGGAATTCAATAATTCCAATTCCAATCGGCATTCCACCTCCGTCCCCAAGCGTTTCCGGAAACCAAGATCTGCTAGGATCAGCTGCGGCAACTTCCTCATCCACAACGCCAGCAAGTGTACGGTCCACGACAAAGCGGCGTGTCAAAAAGACTCGttctaccaccaccactacaacgacgacgactactactactactaccactacgaCCACCCCTCGACCgaagcaaaaaacgaaaaaacccaaaaaaggtaaaaatggTAGAATCCTTAACGAAATGGAAACCACCACAACTACCAGTGCGCCGAAAACTGCTGGACAGAAGGCAAAACGAGTCCGTAAAACCACTACAACGCTCGGCACAACACCCGGTACGAAGAAAGTggtaaaggaaaagaaaaagaatgtcGAAAACTAG